One Clostridia bacterium DNA segment encodes these proteins:
- a CDS encoding ribose-phosphate diphosphokinase — protein MNLHGKDIKIFAGNSNRVLAEEIAEKIGLPVGVATVGKFSDGEVQVNIGEVVRGSDVFIIQSTCCPVNDNLVELLVMIDALKRASAGRITAVMPYFGYARQDRKAKARDPISAKLVANLITVAGADRVLTMDLHASQLQGFFDIPVDHLLGVPILGEYFKNKFETMDDVVVVSPDVGSVTRSRKVAEKLDTPLAIIDKRRPKANVCEIMNVIGDVKGKRVILVDDLIDTGGTIVNAANALVDMGAKEVYACCTHGVLSGPAIERIEKSAIKELVTLNTIPLTDERKISKIKSLSVASVFAEAIERIYGDISISTLFTQQ, from the coding sequence ATGAATTTACACGGAAAGGATATTAAGATTTTTGCAGGAAATTCCAACAGGGTGCTTGCTGAAGAGATTGCAGAAAAAATAGGGCTGCCTGTAGGCGTAGCGACAGTTGGAAAGTTTAGTGACGGTGAAGTACAGGTTAATATCGGCGAAGTGGTTAGAGGATCGGATGTATTCATAATTCAGTCAACTTGCTGCCCGGTTAACGATAATCTTGTTGAACTGCTTGTAATGATTGATGCGCTTAAGAGAGCGTCAGCCGGAAGGATTACGGCAGTTATGCCCTACTTCGGTTATGCAAGGCAGGACAGAAAAGCAAAAGCGAGAGATCCGATATCAGCAAAGCTGGTAGCCAATCTCATTACAGTTGCAGGTGCAGACAGGGTATTGACCATGGATTTACACGCATCGCAGCTTCAAGGGTTTTTTGATATACCTGTTGACCATTTACTGGGAGTGCCTATTCTTGGTGAATACTTTAAAAACAAATTCGAGACAATGGATGACGTTGTTGTGGTATCACCTGATGTAGGTAGCGTTACCAGATCAAGAAAAGTAGCTGAGAAACTCGATACGCCACTGGCTATAATAGACAAGAGAAGACCTAAAGCTAATGTATGCGAAATAATGAATGTCATAGGTGATGTTAAGGGCAAGAGAGTTATTCTGGTAGATGACTTGATTGACACAGGGGGCACTATTGTAAACGCTGCAAATGCCCTTGTAGATATGGGTGCAAAGGAAGTATATGCCTGCTGTACGCATGGCGTTCTTTCAGGGCCTGCTATCGAAAGGATAGAAAAATCTGCGATAAAGGAACTGGTAACGCTGAATACCATTCCGCTGACTGACGAGAGGAAGATAAGTAAGATTAAATCTCTTTCGGTAGCGAGTGTATTTGCTGAAGCAATAGAGAGAATTTATGGTGATATATCCATAAGTACGTTATTTACACAGCAGTAA
- the pth gene encoding aminoacyl-tRNA hydrolase, which produces MENIFIVVGLGNPGNKYDNTRHNVGFDTIDYLSAKHGIRITKLKHKALSGDGTISGQRVILVKPQTYMNLSGESVREIIEWYKIPLSNIILIYDDIDLAVGKIRVRPKGSSGTHNGMRSILYHVQSEEFPRIRIGIGRPPEGWALADFVLSKFNEQDRKLINASITNAADAVEAIIKSGVEAAMNKFNK; this is translated from the coding sequence TTGGAAAATATATTCATAGTAGTAGGGCTTGGGAACCCTGGGAATAAATATGATAATACAAGGCATAATGTAGGCTTTGATACTATAGATTATCTTTCTGCAAAGCATGGTATCAGGATAACCAAACTCAAACACAAGGCACTTAGCGGAGATGGGACCATAAGCGGGCAGAGGGTGATTCTCGTAAAACCGCAGACTTATATGAATCTCAGTGGAGAAAGTGTGCGGGAAATAATTGAATGGTATAAGATACCCTTAAGTAATATTATATTAATATATGACGATATTGATCTGGCAGTAGGTAAAATCAGAGTAAGACCAAAAGGTAGTTCGGGGACTCACAATGGAATGAGATCTATACTATATCATGTACAGTCAGAGGAGTTTCCCCGCATAAGGATAGGCATAGGCAGGCCACCGGAAGGATGGGCTCTGGCAGATTTTGTGCTGTCAAAATTTAATGAGCAGGACAGAAAGTTGATAAATGCAAGTATAACAAATGCTGCCGATGCTGTTGAAGCTATAATTAAATCAGGAGTAGAAGCAGCTATGAATAAGTTTAATAAATAG